In Methanolobus chelungpuianus, a genomic segment contains:
- a CDS encoding winged helix-turn-helix domain-containing protein — MDEVCLNIGDAAGHVYRLLEKGGSNLTNVKKILKESGFDSQTVFMAIGWLAREDKICMQKNGNAWSINLK; from the coding sequence ATGGATGAGGTATGTCTTAACATAGGGGATGCAGCCGGACATGTTTACAGGCTGCTTGAAAAGGGCGGGTCCAATCTTACCAACGTAAAGAAAATACTCAAGGAGAGCGGTTTTGATTCCCAGACTGTCTTCATGGCTATAGGTTGGCTTGCAAGGGAAGACAAGATCTGCATGCAAAAGAATGGTAACGCCTGGTCCATAAATCTCAAATAG
- a CDS encoding amylo-alpha-1,6-glucosidase — protein MDSTKGSTDSEKLPAKGINREWIITNGLGGYASSTATGMNTRKYHGLLVAAINPPVRRRVMLSSLDEEIQVGSRACQFAAHQYPGALHPQGYRHLQNFSTEPFPEFRYFAEDVSVRKKITMVHGENTTVVRYDISNPSHDTVTFRVLPLVNNRDIHKLTSSGDLRLEQQLHDTGTVLEREGERLYIDSDIPFTPKAYWYYNMEYMTELSRGYPFREDNFNPGYFETEVGRGESSFFIAASTSGISLDMNDVDRIFNHEMRRRNQLTEKQAHKDDLLNRLIRAGDSFIVHRQSTGSKSIIAGYHWYSDWGRDSMISLPGLTLVTGRFDDARSILATFAANCSGGLIPNFFPESPSGEIAYNTVDASLWFIHSLRKYLDYTEDLDFVAGVWDTVESIIDHYCRGTKHDIRMEADGLISQGGQLTWMDIKVRGRELTSRRGKTCEINALWYNALLQASTMGEKLGKDTSAFYEVAELTKENFEGAFWNEDKGCLYDCIPCPEKPGSNEPVCLKDASVRPNQVLAVSLPFTMLPHVSEKSIMQIVKDELLTPYGLRTLSPSDPFYMGIYQGDTESRDTAYHNGTVWPWLLGPYITAYIKVNGRSNRSKDEMRNLLKGIEVHLEEAGIGTVSEVFDGDAPHNPGGTISQAWSVAEILRAYVEDIGSRD, from the coding sequence ATGGACAGTACTAAGGGTAGTACAGACAGTGAAAAGCTGCCTGCAAAAGGCATAAACAGGGAATGGATAATAACCAACGGTCTTGGCGGCTATGCTTCATCCACAGCCACAGGAATGAATACAAGAAAATACCATGGCCTGCTTGTGGCAGCCATTAATCCCCCGGTACGCAGGAGAGTGATGCTCTCATCCCTTGACGAGGAGATACAGGTCGGCAGCCGGGCATGCCAGTTTGCAGCACACCAGTACCCGGGCGCTTTGCACCCGCAGGGCTATCGCCATCTTCAGAACTTTTCCACAGAACCTTTTCCGGAATTCCGGTATTTTGCGGAGGACGTCTCTGTCAGAAAGAAGATAACCATGGTTCACGGCGAGAACACGACAGTTGTCCGCTATGATATCTCCAACCCTTCACATGACACTGTCACTTTCAGGGTGCTTCCGCTAGTCAATAACAGAGACATACATAAACTTACCAGCTCGGGAGATCTGCGGCTTGAGCAGCAACTACACGACACCGGCACGGTTCTTGAGAGGGAAGGGGAGAGGCTCTACATTGATTCGGACATTCCCTTCACGCCTAAAGCCTACTGGTATTACAATATGGAATACATGACAGAGCTCTCAAGAGGATATCCATTCCGGGAGGATAACTTCAATCCGGGTTACTTCGAGACTGAGGTCGGCAGGGGTGAGTCATCGTTCTTCATTGCAGCTTCAACTTCAGGGATATCGCTGGATATGAATGACGTTGACCGGATATTTAACCATGAAATGCGGCGCCGGAACCAGCTCACTGAAAAGCAGGCCCATAAAGACGATCTTCTTAACAGGCTGATCAGGGCCGGAGACTCATTCATAGTACACCGGCAATCGACCGGTTCAAAATCTATCATAGCAGGCTATCACTGGTATTCGGACTGGGGCAGGGATTCCATGATCTCACTGCCCGGCCTCACCCTTGTTACCGGAAGATTTGATGATGCTAGGAGCATACTCGCAACATTCGCAGCCAATTGCAGTGGGGGACTTATACCCAATTTTTTCCCGGAAAGCCCTTCAGGTGAGATTGCATACAATACGGTGGATGCCTCCCTGTGGTTTATCCATTCCCTCAGAAAGTACCTGGACTACACAGAAGACCTGGACTTTGTAGCAGGTGTATGGGACACTGTTGAGAGCATAATCGACCACTATTGCAGGGGAACAAAACATGACATAAGAATGGAAGCAGACGGCCTGATATCACAGGGCGGGCAGCTCACATGGATGGATATAAAAGTAAGAGGCAGGGAACTGACATCACGCCGGGGAAAGACATGCGAGATCAATGCTCTGTGGTACAATGCCCTGCTGCAGGCATCGACAATGGGGGAGAAACTTGGCAAAGATACCTCTGCTTTCTATGAGGTTGCAGAGCTTACGAAAGAGAATTTCGAAGGGGCATTCTGGAATGAGGATAAAGGCTGCCTCTATGATTGCATCCCCTGCCCTGAGAAGCCCGGCAGCAATGAACCTGTATGCCTGAAAGATGCCTCTGTAAGACCAAACCAGGTGCTTGCCGTATCACTGCCTTTTACAATGCTTCCTCATGTCAGTGAAAAAAGCATAATGCAAATTGTTAAGGATGAATTGCTGACTCCATATGGCCTCAGGACACTTTCCCCGTCAGATCCGTTCTACATGGGTATCTACCAGGGCGATACGGAAAGCAGGGACACAGCCTATCATAACGGTACTGTCTGGCCCTGGCTGCTCGGCCCATATATAACGGCATACATTAAGGTCAACGGACGTTCAAATCGAAGCAAGGATGAAATGAGGAACCTGCTCAAGGGAATAGAAGTGCATCTGGAAGAAGCAGGCATCGGCACCGTCTCCGAAGTATTCGACGGAGACGCACCCCACAATCCCGGAGGTACTATCTCCCAGGCATGGAGCGTGGCTGAAATATTGCGTGCCTATGTAGAGGATATCGGCAGTAGGGACTGA
- a CDS encoding glycoside hydrolase family 15 protein, translating to MIRQPNAILGNEKLLVTMGKKAEIFGFFYPGRDFAQHVEESQACLHDGKRLIWSDDHEWHATQSYIEDTNVVVTHLRRQGGLSMDILDLAHPSHPIMVRNYRISASEGFHGRFYYYSKFQAGETVKKNSAFCDPEARILVHYWRNYHLGLSSRPSFEEWQVGRALDSDIWTNALYDMRDGQLHNKREEIGRLNSAIGWKLDIEPGSGREITVFIGAAPTREMLYSKMRTAGTENVERMVKKVYEERTGWLSGSRRITLPQIVDDNREDLISAFNRSLLTLSLLSDPEEGSFVAAPEFDHEFELSGGYGYCWNRDAAETVLALLNAGYPDFCMRFFRWCRKTQLSDGSWFQRYWLDGSLGSSWGNFSFSTQMDETGATLFAMGRYFQGLQPASRSAFLSEIWPSVLPAAEYLMRRTTGGLHDSCTCLWESYKGTFTHTNAAIYGGLTGAANIAAEYGEQELASRWLGRAKLIKEATVREFWLPEGYFARGRVDGRTDTEVDASILGVFVPFGMLSADDEREREMILSTIRTVEKKLGVPVNGHRGIKRYETDNYIDGNPWIVTTLWLSRALLALAGSGERTGNETEGWKAKSEALEYIRWALRGATSTGLLPEQVNRHTGEPAWAIPLSWSCALMLENLIVLDELDNALLIDSGSI from the coding sequence ATGATAAGGCAACCCAATGCGATACTTGGTAACGAGAAACTGCTTGTTACAATGGGAAAGAAGGCGGAAATTTTCGGTTTCTTCTATCCCGGCAGGGACTTTGCCCAGCATGTAGAGGAATCGCAGGCATGCCTGCATGACGGGAAGAGGCTTATCTGGTCCGATGACCATGAATGGCATGCGACCCAGAGCTACATAGAAGATACAAATGTCGTGGTCACTCACCTCCGCCGGCAGGGAGGGCTGAGCATGGACATCCTGGACCTCGCTCATCCCAGTCATCCCATAATGGTGCGTAATTACAGAATCAGCGCTTCTGAAGGATTCCATGGCAGATTCTATTACTACTCGAAGTTCCAGGCAGGAGAGACAGTTAAGAAGAACTCCGCCTTCTGTGACCCCGAAGCCCGAATACTTGTACACTACTGGAGAAACTATCACCTGGGACTTAGCTCAAGACCCTCATTCGAAGAATGGCAGGTGGGCAGGGCCCTTGACTCGGATATATGGACCAACGCACTATATGATATGCGGGACGGGCAACTGCACAACAAGCGTGAGGAGATAGGCAGGCTCAACAGCGCCATTGGATGGAAGCTGGACATAGAGCCGGGCTCAGGCAGGGAGATAACAGTTTTCATCGGTGCAGCACCCACAAGGGAGATGCTCTACAGTAAAATGAGAACAGCAGGCACTGAAAATGTGGAAAGAATGGTAAAAAAGGTTTACGAGGAACGGACTGGCTGGCTGTCGGGAAGCAGAAGGATCACGCTACCACAGATCGTGGATGACAACCGTGAGGATCTTATCAGCGCTTTCAATCGGTCCTTATTGACCCTGTCCCTTCTGAGCGACCCGGAGGAAGGTTCTTTTGTCGCAGCTCCCGAGTTCGACCATGAGTTTGAGCTGAGCGGAGGATATGGGTACTGCTGGAACAGGGACGCTGCCGAGACAGTGCTTGCGCTCCTCAATGCAGGTTATCCTGACTTCTGCATGCGTTTCTTCAGATGGTGCAGGAAGACGCAGCTGTCCGACGGCTCCTGGTTCCAGCGCTACTGGCTGGACGGGAGCCTGGGCTCTTCCTGGGGGAACTTCAGCTTCTCCACGCAGATGGACGAGACCGGGGCGACACTCTTTGCAATGGGCAGATACTTCCAGGGCCTGCAACCAGCGTCCCGGAGCGCCTTTCTCAGCGAGATATGGCCAAGTGTACTGCCTGCTGCCGAATACCTGATGAGGAGAACTACCGGTGGCCTTCACGATTCCTGCACCTGCCTGTGGGAATCATACAAGGGCACGTTCACTCACACAAATGCTGCCATATACGGAGGGCTTACGGGGGCTGCGAACATTGCTGCTGAATACGGCGAGCAGGAACTCGCAAGCAGATGGCTTGGAAGGGCGAAGCTCATCAAGGAGGCGACTGTTCGAGAGTTCTGGCTGCCTGAAGGGTATTTCGCAAGGGGCAGGGTGGACGGCAGGACGGACACCGAAGTCGATGCCAGTATCCTTGGGGTATTCGTACCTTTCGGCATGCTCAGTGCAGACGACGAAAGGGAAAGGGAGATGATACTCTCGACCATCCGCACTGTTGAGAAAAAGCTAGGGGTGCCTGTGAACGGACATCGGGGGATAAAACGCTACGAAACCGACAATTATATTGATGGAAATCCCTGGATTGTTACAACCCTATGGCTGTCCAGGGCTCTGCTGGCCCTTGCAGGATCAGGTGAGAGGACAGGAAATGAAACCGAAGGCTGGAAAGCCAAATCGGAGGCTCTGGAATATATCAGATGGGCACTCAGGGGTGCTACAAGTACCGGTTTATTGCCGGAGCAGGTAAACAGGCACACCGGCGAACCTGCTTGGGCCATTCCCTTAAGCTGGAGCTGCGCCCTTATGCTCGAGAACTTAATAGTACTGGATGAACTGGATAATGCATTATTAATAGATTCCGGGTCAATATGA